The following nucleotide sequence is from Ahniella affigens.
ACCCACTGTTCCGTATCGTCGACGCGCCGCGCGCGATAGACCTGGCCCATCCCGCCTTCGCCAATTGCCTCGAACAGCACATACTTGCCCATGCGGCGACCGGCCGTCAGCGCCTGGTTTTCGGACTCAGCAAGCAGTTGCAGTGGCTGCTGCGTTTGCAACTTGGCCTGGCTGCCATAGCCCAGCAGTCGGATCACTTCGTTGGCCGTAGCCTCGTCTTCGGCCGCCGAGCGCACAAACTGAACGCGCTCCGCTTCTGGATAGTCGAGCGCGGCGTCGAAGAGCTCACGCACCCGGGCATAGCGATTACTCTGCATGCTTGATGCCTGCCTCGTCGAGTTCGCTGGCGAGCCAGTGGCGGGCGAATCGCCAGTGGCGCCCAACAGTCGCGACGGAAGAACTGCACACGTCAGCAATCTGCTCGGCTGTCATGGGTGTGAAGAGTTTCATTTCGACGACGCGGGCGCATTCCGGGTCCATGGCCGCGAGTCGATCCAAGGCGGCATCCAAAGCGATCCAATCGATTGCCTGGTTGCCGTCGGAGGCTGCTTCATTCTCAGCCATGCTGTGCACGTCGACCATGATCTTGCCGCCACCGCGCTTGTCCGCGTAGCGTTCGCGAAGGTAGTCAATGACCACCCGCCGCACGACCGTCGCGGCAATCGCAAAGAAGTGCTCGCGATTCTTCCAATCCACGCTGTACTGCTCGCGGAGCTTGATGTACGCGTCTTGGGCCAGGTCGGTGGCGCTCAGCGTCACCTCATGCCCGTGCTTTCGAAGTTGCGACTGCGCCACTTGCCGGAGAATGGGATAAATCGCCTTGGCCAGGGCGCTCTCTGCTTGGCGGTCGCCAGAGCGCCATTGCACCAACAAAGATGTGATTGCGACGGCTTCGATGCTCATGCTTTGGGGCTGCCTATGCTTGCTGTCGCTCCGGTCATGCCCTGTTACTGGCCGCCGACGCCATGCCGAACCACGACTCCCCGTTCCGTGGCGAAGTCGAATCAATTGCAGAGTAGGCGCGTCTGTTTGAGCCAGACATGCGCTCACGATTGAAGCCGAACCAGCAAAATCCTCAGCGCATTCCGCCCCACTGGGCAAAGTGGCCCCAGTGCGCGTCAACCCTGGCGATGGATGTTGCCAAGCCCCGGTCTCATGGTTGGAGACACGATCAGCCGACCACACACCACTAGGGTTTCTGGTCAGGAAAGCTGAAACATCGGCCCGCGACTCGCGTTTCCGCAAATCGAGAGGCTCCCCTGTGGCGGCGAATGTTACATCACGTTTCATGAGTCAAACAGTTTGAACCAGGGGTATCGCATTTCTGTTCAGGGACCGCTCAGCGTGCCGGCATGGCGTGATGGAAAACCCGTAAAAACAACGAGTTATATCGCTTCCTGCGGTGGGAAATTGAGCCCCGACACGACTCTTTGTCATGCCGTCTATGTGCACTCGGATTAGCGTGCCCCAATCGATCAAGAATAAAGTTTCGATTGTCCGAGTGTTGCGCTGACGCAACACATGGCCGGGCTCTTGCGGTCTCTTTCGGCACCTAGATGCCAGTTCAAGTCAGGAATTGCTTCGTTTTCGAAACTGATGAGCCTGCTGGTCACGGCGCTGGTGCGCATACTCGCCAAGCAAACGACGTCCCTCGAACCGATGCGACGCCGACCGACCTCTGGGGCGCCATTGAGACAGAATGTCCAAAAAACCCTCGGACCAGAACACGCTCCGCTGCACGGCGAGGCTTCTGATCGACCACCAATACATCCACGCCATACCAAATTGAGTCCAAAGTAATGCGTGACAAAGTCCGAATACAGAAAGATGGATTGGGACTCTGAGGGAAACAGCTCCTATCTACAATCCCAAGCTGCCGGGTCTTGGCTAACCCCGAAAAACTTGGCCTTACGGCTTCAGAGCCGTTCAGCTAGGCTTGCTTTCGCGGACGCTGCATTCGCGCTGGAATCGCCTCCAGGCATAGTCGAAGCTCAGGTCAGGATAGCGTTCGATGACGAGGGCCAGATCCGTGTAGTTGGCGCCGAACGCTTTGCAGAAGCTTGACACCGCGTGGTCTGAGAAATCAACGCGTTTGCGCCTCAGGGCCTGGCGAATTTTCTCTTGCGGTTGGTCAAGGTCAATGACCATCATTCGGCACAAAGGCGCCAACAGTCGATGGAGCCGAATCGGCCAGTGACTTGCGATCAGCAACGGGCGTGCGTGGCGCATGGCATCGATAAAGCGCGGCAGATCGCGGAGGTCGTACAGTTCCTCGATCACATCAAGGTCTGCACGCGTTTCACGAAATGCGGCGTGGCGCTCAATCATGAATCGAATCGCGCTGCTCTTGCCCGCACCGCTGCGCCCACAAAACACGACGCCACGATTACGGCCGAGGGGCAACGATGCCAAACCCAGAACGTCATCAAATGGCGGTGATTCAGTCCTCATGGGGCACGTCATTCCGGTTCGTTGCGATAGAACTCGCGCCAATCGATGCCAGCAGCTTTGCCCTTCAGTTCTTGATCGACGAATAGCGGGTGGAGCAACTGCACTTCCCAATCCACAGCCAGACCATGACTGCTGCTTGCGTCGATGGGTGGATACAGGCAATCGAACATTGGCGTGAAATCAACGTAGCCTTGCACATAGTGCTGTAGCGGCATGCGTGCTGGGACGTACGGGATAAACTGTTCGAAGAGAATCACGCCGTGTTTTGGCGTACTGAATGAAATGGTGCGCTCCTTGGTGCCCGAGCCCCGTTTGTATTGGCCCTTTTCAAGATTGACCGCCACCACTCGGATGGTGATCTTCTCCAACGGCACGCGCGATACGCCTTCCAGCATGTCACCGATCGAGACGGTTAGTCCGCGGTAGGGCAGCTGTTGGCCATCTTTCATCTTGATGTGCATGTAGCGACGCAGTTGGGCTCGGATGATGAGCCAGAGCGTGACACTCAGACCACCGCTGCCCGCCAGAGATTTCATGATGGGTGACTCTGACCCATCGGAACCATGGTGATCGTAGAACACCGTGGCTGCCTCCGGGACAAGCTCATCATGGACGCCAATAGCGGCATTGACCAACGCGAGCAAACCGCCGATGACGAGCAGGCCCAGCACGAGGATCTTGTTTCGCAGCGGAATGGCCGCGATGTTGGCACCGAGACTGTAATGATCCTTGGGTTCGATCAAATCGTTGCTGGCGGGGCTGTGGGCCGCCGTGCGTGGCAGTTCGGGCAGCTCGATTTCGGCATCGGCGGTGGTGTCGAACAACACCCCATCGTCGACTTCCAGACGCGCCATCAGGCGAATCGACACATCATCGCCTCGGTAGGCGAACCGCGGCTCAATCGTTTCAGGCAAGGGCAGTTCCAGGGTGGTTCCCTGCACGGTGAAGTCGTGTCGCGACAGCTCCTGGTAGTAATGGATGCCGCGCGAATCGTGCACATAGACCTGTCGGAGTAATTTGAACACAGCCTGATGGCCGACCGCCGCACTCGGCATGTCGTCAATGAACACGCGCTCTTCGCCAGAGGGAGTTCGGTCGATGCGTGCACGCATGGGTAGGGTCCTCTTTGCCGGGCTGTGCGGGCTGGCGTGACGATACCAATTCCCTGCCATCGTGGGAGAGGTTCCGGTGGTTGTCCACTCAAAATCGCACTCAAAATCGTATAGGTTCGTGCGGCATGGGCCATGGTGCGCTTTTGCCCATGTCTATGCCGTGGCGAGTCGCGGCCAGCTCCGTTCGGGTACGTCCGGATTTGCGGTAGCGGGACCAGGATGGACTGGTTCAGACGCTCCCAGAATGCCGTCACTACTGGGGCGGGCGGAGCTCGAACTGCCGACGGTCGACTTGGTGGCCATCTGACTCGATCTCGAGCTGCCACGTTCCGGGAATCTGTTGTCGGGCTTGCAGCAGAAGCCGCACAAGGCCTTGCGTATCAGGTCTGGCGTGTTGTTCAGGCAGCGCATGCCCATCCGGGGCGATCAAGCGCACGCGCACCGGATCGTCGTATCGGATCGGCAATTCGAGCACGATCGCCTGCTCGCTGGTGTTTGCTTCCGGTAGGCGCGGTTCGCCGCGAACCTGATCGACGTATAGCCCGGCCAAGGTTGCGGGCGCCGAGCCATCGGCATTGTTGCGGTTCAGGATTGTGCCAAGCCCTATGCCGATCGCGAGGCTGGCCGCAAGCGCCATCGGCATACTGAGCCGTTCGACAAAGCGGGTGGCACGGCTGGCCCGGCGCGCGGGGACATGGCGCAGGCCTTGTTGCAGCGCGATTTCCACCTCAAGTGCATCCATTAACTCGGGTTGGTCGACCATTTCCAGCTCAAATACTTCCCGCTCGCGTTCGGTCAGGCGGCCGCGAACGTAGTCTTGTGCGCGCTGTTGCGCGAGGCTATTGGCTGAAGTGGTCATTGTGGCCAGCCCCATCGGGTCAGCAGCTCACGGAGTCGGCTGCGGGCCCGATACAGCGCGTTGTCGAACTGCGAAGGCTTCATTCGGTATCGTAGCAACAAGGTCTCCTTGTCAATCTGATGCAGGTAGTAGTCGCGCAGGATGTCCTGGTCGCGCGTCTGCTCCAGACTGTCAATCAGCGTTCGCACAATTTGGCTGAGTTGATCAGATTCGGCTTGTGCCTGGGGGTTCTCCGCTGGGCCTGCTGGCAGCAGATCGGGTTCCGATTCAAGCGACACCGCTCCGGTCTCGTCGCCGTGGCGGGCGCTATCCCGGCGGCGGTTCGCAAGGACATAGCGCGCGGTCGAAAACACATAGGCCTTGAGTTTTTCGGAATCCCGAAGCGGCGCTTCACGCAGCTTACGGATGACCGTGCTGAGCGTGTCTTGCGTCAAGTCCTCGGCGCTGTGCCAGTCGGACCAGTTCGCGCGGAAGAACAGGAGCAGAGGCCGCTGAAACCGAGCGGCCAGCACCGCTTCGAATTCCTTGGCGACGGGTGTCGGCGCCGCATCGGGACTTGAATCGAACATCAAATTCAACCCGATGTATTCAAGATCGGCACTATGCATGATGGCGTGAACTCCATCGATGCGGGCAAGCATGGCACGAACGTGGTTGCCCTCGGTAGTTGGACTCGAAGATGTGTATTGCTGCGCTGGTGACCCTGCATCTCGGTTGCATCCGCCGCTTCTCCATCCTGTCTTCTATCGCGTTGCACTGGGTTGATCAAGCGTTGGCGTTGAACGCCAGGCGCACCGGACCTGGCAACCTTCGACCACACTTCGACATCGCTACCGCCGAGCCCCAGACTGCTGGTTCATTCAGGCCATCCTCATGGCCCAAATATCAGTTCCGACCTGGCGCAGCGCGTCTGACCGGTCCGGCTCGTCCAAGCAGTGTCCTGAACAGGTTTATTCTCTCAGGCTGGCAGTCGCTGATTCCGAGGCAGCCAGTTCGACCAAGACGTAGCCTGCCCATTCCCTGAGCAACCGGCGGCCGAAACGCGCAGCAAAGCCGGTTTGGGTTCGGGACAGGGCCTCTGCTGGCTGATCCGGGGATTTTTCGAGCTCTTCGTAGAACCGCACG
It contains:
- a CDS encoding ECF-type sigma factor is translated as MSIEAVAITSLLVQWRSGDRQAESALAKAIYPILRQVAQSQLRKHGHEVTLSATDLAQDAYIKLREQYSVDWKNREHFFAIAATVVRRVVIDYLRERYADKRGGGKIMVDVHSMAENEAASDGNQAIDWIALDAALDRLAAMDPECARVVEMKLFTPMTAEQIADVCSSSVATVGRHWRFARHWLASELDEAGIKHAE
- a CDS encoding RNA polymerase sigma factor, which codes for MHSADLEYIGLNLMFDSSPDAAPTPVAKEFEAVLAARFQRPLLLFFRANWSDWHSAEDLTQDTLSTVIRKLREAPLRDSEKLKAYVFSTARYVLANRRRDSARHGDETGAVSLESEPDLLPAGPAENPQAQAESDQLSQIVRTLIDSLEQTRDQDILRDYYLHQIDKETLLLRYRMKPSQFDNALYRARSRLRELLTRWGWPQ